The following are encoded together in the Cynocephalus volans isolate mCynVol1 chromosome 4, mCynVol1.pri, whole genome shotgun sequence genome:
- the LOC134375924 gene encoding putative vomeronasal receptor-like protein 4, translating into MKSLSAFAAIKHCLVLQAGIGISANVFLLFFRIFTLLLDHRHKLVDLITSHLALVHLIMLLVVVFFVSPDLFESLNLQNDFKCRMLFFVNRVMRSLSICTTSLLSMLQATTISPSTCWLASFKHKFTNYIIYVFIFLWCLSLSGSTNLIFNTVASSNVTQTNLLNINKYCSLSPTSYSLRSVMFTLTTSRDVFFIGIMLLSSAYMVIFLFRHQRRSQHLHSTSLIPRTSPEKRATQTILQLVSFFVVMYWVDFIISSSSTLLWAYDPVVLDIQGFVGNVYATVCPLVLIRSDKTIISILQNMWQKCHQFLTR; encoded by the coding sequence ATGAAATCACTTTCTGCTTTTGCTGCCATTAAACACTGCCTTGTTCTCCAAGCTGGCATTGGAATCTCAGCCAAcgtcttcctccttttcttccgcATCTTCACACTCCTTCTGGATCACAGGCATAAGCTCGTTGACCTGATCACCTCTCACTTGGCCCTTGTCCACCTAATTATGCTCCTCGTCGTAGTATTTTTTGTGTCTCCGGATCTGTTTGAATCACTCAATTTGCAGAATGATTTCAAGTGTAGGATGTTGTTCTTCGTGAACAGGGTGATGAGGAGCCTCTCCATCTGCACCACCTCCCTCCTGAGCATGCTTCAGGCCACCACCATCAGCCCCAGCACCTGCTGGTTGGCAAGCTTTAAACATAAATTCACAAATTacattatttatgttttcattttcttatggtGTCTCAGTTTGTCTGGTAGTACTAACCTAATCTTCAACACTGTAGCTTCTTCAAATGTGACCCAGACCAATCTACTAAATATCAATAAATACTGCTCACTTTCTCCCACGAGCTACAGCCTCAGGAGTGTGATGTTCACCCTGACAACATCCAGGGATGTCTTCTTTATAGGAATCATGCTGCTCTCAAGTGCATACATGGTGATTTTCTTGTTCAGGCATCAGAGGCGATCCCAGCACCTTCACAGCACCAGCCTTATTCCAAGAACCTCCCCAGAGAAAAGGGCCACACAGACCATCTTGCAACTGGTGAGTTTCTTTGTGGTCATGTACTGGGTGGACTTTATCATCTCATCTTCTTCAACCTTGTTATGGGCATATGACCCAGTCGTCCTGGACATCCAGGGTTTTGTGGGCAATGTCTACGCTACTGTCTGTCCTTTAGTGCTAATTAGATCTGATAAAACAATAATCagtattttacaaaatatgtGGCAGAAGTGCCATCAATTTTTAACAAGGTAG